Proteins encoded by one window of Cloeon dipterum chromosome 4, ieCloDipt1.1, whole genome shotgun sequence:
- the NTPase gene encoding ectonucleoside triphosphate diphosphohydrolase 5 produces MILMGPPDLWDVKTDEQPLLEVAEDNDHPVKMPPRLRKSSRQSPSFFKLFAVLCLCVCFFVVVIGAYFQALPWNLYAHGTNALDNLAFSLGLQTHVYAVVIDAGSTGSRLLAFTFHKSLIDGNLKLDDELFVQVKPGLSSFSNEPEKGANQMLALLERAKDVVPPSERGHTPLSMKATAGLRLLPREKADRLIEKVREVFRESPFHSTAHSISIMDGTDEGLFSWFTVNFLLDRFGAGPEHTAVALDLGGGSTQVTFALDKEEEAIFRAHDPDSVHEINAFHNKLAVYTHSYLGLGLMAARHAILTADQEENTSVIHNVCINPIVSTEWEYAGTTYTLKGPKDPTIIHIKEKKGTVAEDRPIVNFTQCLSTVQDYVAHKVYKPKGLSRREINAFSYYFDRAAEVGLIDERVGGVVSLKQFMDAAKTSCNTPNVDQPLMCLDLTIISVLLKDGFGFESKTKLNLFKKIDNHEISWALGLAFHILENGL; encoded by the exons ATGATATTGATGGGTCCCCCCGATTTGTGGGACGTCAAGACGGATGAGCAGCCGTTGTTGGAG GTGGCTGAGGATAATGATCATCCCGTCAAGATGCCCCCGCGCCTGAGGAAAAGTTCACGACAATCTCCAagctttttcaaattgttcGCCGTCCTGTGCCTCTGCGTGTGTTTCTTTGTAGTTGTGATAG GTGCTTATTTCCAAGCTCTGCCGTGGAATCTGTACGCGCATGGAACGAACGCTTTGGACAATTTAGCCTTCTCATTGGGTCTGCAGACACACGTGTACGCGGTAGTCATCGACGCTGGAAGCACTGGCTCGAGGCTTCTGGCATTTACATTCCACAAGTCGCTTATTG ACGGCAACTTAAAACTGGATGACGAGCTGTTTGTCCAGGTGAAGCCAGGGTTGTCGTCGTTCAGCAATGAGCCAgagaaaggtgcaaaccagatGCTGGCCCTTCTCGAGAGGGCGAAAGATGTGGTGCCTCCGTCTGAACGCGGGCACACTCCCCTGTCGATGAAAGCAACAGCGGGGCTGAGGCTTTTGCCCAGAGAGAAAGCAGATCGGCTTATTGAGAAG GTTCGAGAAGTGTTCCGAGAGTCACCGTTCCACAGTACAGCACACTCGATATCAATAATGGATGGAACAGATGAAGGCCTATTTTCGTGGTTCACAGTCAACTTCTTGCTTG ACCGATTTGGCGCCGGGCCTGAACATACAGCGGTCGCTCTCGATTTGGGTGGTGGATCAACGCAAGTAACGTTTGCCCTCGACAAGGAAGAAGAGGCCATCTTTAGGGCCCATGACCCTGATTCGGTGCACGAAATCAACGCCTTTCACAACAAACTTGCCGTTTATACCCACAG CTATTTGGGCCTTGGACTGATGGCAGCTAGGCACGCTATTCTCACAGCGGACCAGGAAGAAAATACCTCCGTGATACACAATGTGTGCATTAATCCAATTGTCAGCACTGAATGGGAGTACGCGGGCACCACTTACACGTTGAA GGGGCCAAAGGATCCGACTATCATTCACATAAAGGAGAAGAAGGGCACGGTTGCTGAGGACCGGCCAATCGTGAATTTCACTCAGTGCTTGTCCACAGTTCAGGATTATGTTGCCCACAAAGTGTACAAACCGAAGGGCTTGTCGAGACGAGAGATCAATGCTTTCTCCTACTACTTTGACCGAGCTGCAGAAGTTGGATTAATTG ATGAACGAGTAGGCGGCGTGGTTTCTCTAAAACAGTTCATGGATGCTGCTAAAACAA GCTGCAACACTCCCAACGTAGATCAGCCATTGATGTGTCTTGACCTTACCATCATATCTGTTTTGCTGAAAGATGGCTTCGGATTTgaatcaaaaacaaaactgaat CTTTTCAAGAAAATCGACAACCATGAGATCAGCTGGGCATTGGGTCTTGCATTCCACATTCTTGAAAATGGCCTGTGA